A region of Vigna radiata var. radiata cultivar VC1973A chromosome 6, Vradiata_ver6, whole genome shotgun sequence DNA encodes the following proteins:
- the LOC106763528 gene encoding mediator of RNA polymerase II transcription subunit 15a produces MKGPDNAVQNQAQGSEKESEALRVSVNSLEISASPLTENCNKLKEISHKSTLNFDEPSAEVKRILKVIAEISPEALSASVNEMREAVYLNDVMETSEFLDEPREMVQQQNQPDLIXQTGRKRSRSHSFNQFSDAEEPDYRKKKPRILENSSLLVELKEINHRLVDSVIVVGENVKAPGVAADDSEGLVIELLFNAVSFNMNIESHTFADKKSIIKPLRLFVPTNYPTSLPVIVDKELSEVSTECQKDLSTIAKSKLIHFLRCLDRTWSLEDIAXSWERCARETVLECAKTFGGETFSSIYGEWEKLSN; encoded by the exons ATGAAAG GTCCTGACAATGCCGTACAGAATCAAGCCCAAGGTTCAGAGAAAGAAAGTGAAGCATTGAGGGTGAGTGTAAACAGTCTGGAGATTTCAGCTTCACCCTTGACCGAAAACTGCAATAAGCTTAAAGAAATTTCTCATAAATCTACTCTGAATTTTGATGAGCCAAGTGCTGAAGTGAAGCGCATTCTTAAAGTG ATAGCCGAAATATCACCTGAAGCATTGAGCGCATCAGTTAATGAAATGAGAGAGGCAGTCTATTTGAATGATGTGATGGAAACTTCAGAGTTCTTAGATGAACCACGAGAGATGGTTCAACAACAAAACCAACCGGACCTCATTNCACAAACTGGTAGGAAAAGGTCTCGAAGCCACAGTTTCAACCAGTTCTCTGATGCTGAGGAACCTGACTATAGAAAAAAGAAGCCAAGAATTTTG GAAAATTCTTCTCTTTTAGTTGAATTAAAGGAGATCAACCATCGATTGGTAGACAGTGTGATTGTTGTTGGAGAAAATGTTAAAGCGCCGGGAGTAGCGGCTGATGATAGTGAAGGGTTGGTTATCGAACTCCTTTTCAATGCAGTATCGTTCAATATGAACATAGAATCTCATACTTTTGCAGATAAAAAG TCAATAATCAAACCATTAAGGTTGTTCGTTCCTACAAATTATCCAACTTCtttgcctgttattgtagacaAAGAGCTGTCAGAAGTCAG TACTGAATGCCAGAAAGACCTATCAACAATAGCAAAATCAAAGCTGATTCATTTTCTGAGATGCTTGGATCGGACATGGTCACTTGAGGATATAGCANTGTCATGGGAACGTTGTGCCAGAGAAACAGTTCTTGAGTGTGCAAAAACCTTTGGAGGAGAAACTTTTAGCTCAATATATGGAGAGTGGGAAAAATTATCAAACTGA